In a genomic window of Streptomyces sp. NBC_01142:
- a CDS encoding ABC transporter ATP-binding protein, which yields MLVVGGLLSLVGSGAGLAMPMMAKYTVDAFADGRSPARPLTALVLVVLVGAVLAAGGRYLMARTGEAVVLHARRQLVGRMLRLRVAAVDRLTPGDLLSRVTGDTTLLHTVLSRSIVEAASGLLMLVGTVVLMAVVDLVLLGVTFGVMILCGALLALLMPRIQRAQLQAQEAVGAMGSLLDRVLQAFRTVKASGAEERETAVVVEAAQQAHDRGVTVARWTSVSEVAVFLSMQLAFLAVLGVGGARAVSGAMEVSSLIAFLLYVFALMAPLSQLTDGWTGLNTGLAAVRRIEEIESLPGETPGGAAGESPGKAAGKAPGETPGEALRPESSPVGVAFQDVHFGYDDERAPAHRSVTFEVPAGGLTALVGPSGAGKSTVFALLERFYDHDVGTVTVGGRDIRDWPLGELRAALAYVEQDAPVLAGTLRDNLLLAAPRATREDVRHAVSRTRLDDLVARLPEGLDTQVGHRGVMLSGGERQRIAIARALLRKPRLLLLDEVTSQLDAVNEEALREVILELAADTTVLVIAHRLSTVVRADRIVVMQDGRVRATGRHDDLVESDTLYAELAATQLAAAPSR from the coding sequence ATGCTGGTCGTCGGCGGGTTGCTGTCGCTGGTCGGCTCCGGGGCCGGTCTCGCCATGCCGATGATGGCGAAGTACACCGTGGACGCCTTCGCGGACGGGCGCTCGCCGGCCCGCCCGCTGACCGCGCTCGTCCTCGTCGTCCTCGTCGGTGCGGTGCTGGCGGCGGGCGGCAGATATCTGATGGCGCGTACCGGCGAAGCCGTCGTCCTGCATGCCCGGCGGCAGCTCGTCGGCCGGATGCTGCGGCTGCGGGTCGCGGCGGTCGACCGGCTCACCCCCGGTGATCTTCTTTCTCGCGTCACCGGCGACACCACCCTGCTGCACACCGTGCTCTCCCGCAGCATCGTCGAGGCGGCCAGTGGTCTGCTGATGCTGGTGGGCACGGTGGTACTGATGGCGGTCGTGGATCTCGTCCTGCTCGGGGTCACCTTCGGCGTCATGATTCTCTGCGGAGCCCTGCTCGCCCTGCTCATGCCGAGGATTCAGCGGGCCCAGCTCCAGGCGCAGGAGGCGGTCGGAGCGATGGGGTCGCTGCTCGACCGCGTGCTCCAGGCCTTCCGTACGGTCAAGGCGAGCGGCGCCGAGGAGCGCGAGACCGCGGTCGTCGTCGAGGCGGCGCAGCAGGCCCACGACCGCGGGGTGACCGTGGCCCGCTGGACCTCGGTGTCCGAGGTCGCGGTGTTCCTGTCGATGCAGCTCGCCTTCCTCGCGGTGCTGGGTGTCGGCGGCGCCCGCGCCGTATCGGGGGCGATGGAGGTCTCGTCGCTGATCGCCTTCCTGCTGTACGTCTTCGCGCTGATGGCGCCGCTCAGCCAGCTCACCGACGGCTGGACCGGCCTCAACACCGGTCTGGCCGCGGTGCGGCGCATCGAGGAGATCGAGTCGCTGCCCGGGGAGACGCCGGGCGGGGCTGCGGGGGAGTCGCCGGGCAAGGCGGCGGGCAAGGCTCCGGGGGAGACACCGGGCGAGGCTCTCCGGCCGGAGTCGTCACCCGTCGGCGTCGCGTTCCAGGACGTGCACTTCGGTTACGACGACGAGCGGGCCCCGGCACACCGGAGTGTGACCTTCGAGGTGCCCGCCGGTGGTCTGACCGCGCTCGTCGGCCCGTCCGGTGCCGGTAAGTCCACGGTGTTCGCCCTGCTGGAGCGCTTCTACGACCATGACGTGGGCACCGTCACCGTCGGCGGCCGTGACATCCGCGACTGGCCGCTCGGCGAACTGCGGGCCGCGCTCGCCTACGTCGAACAGGACGCGCCCGTACTGGCCGGGACCCTGCGCGACAATCTGCTCCTCGCCGCCCCCCGGGCCACGCGCGAGGACGTGCGGCACGCGGTGTCCCGCACCCGGCTCGACGATCTCGTCGCCCGGCTGCCCGAAGGCCTGGACACCCAGGTCGGGCACCGGGGCGTGATGCTGTCGGGCGGCGAACGCCAGCGGATCGCCATCGCCCGGGCGCTGCTGCGCAAGCCACGGCTGCTGCTGCTCGATGAGGTGACGTCGCAGCTGGACGCGGTCAACGAAGAGGCGCTGCGCGAGGTCATCCTGGAACTGGCCGCCGACACCACTGTCCTGGTCATCGCGCACCGGCTCTCCACCGTGGTCCGGGCCGACCGCATCGTGGTCATGCAGGACGGCCGGGTGCGCGCGACGGGCCGGCACGACGACCTGGTCGAGTCGGACACGCTGTACGCCGAACTGGCGGCCACCCAGCTCGCGGCCGCTCCGTCACGCTGA
- a CDS encoding MFS transporter: MPIRILPPAGAPRVLAAAQLSNSVGDGAYYVCSALYFTRVVGLSPTRIGLCLTVAWAVGSVAGVSWGAFADRRGPRGTAVLLALATSAAVVSFLFIRSFAPFLVATCLYATAQCGLAAARQALLAGLVAPASRTGVLAHLQSTLNAGLAVGAAVGGLALQYDTREAYLAVFALDGLCFLLCAVVLLRLPLVAGVPARKSDEPRLAVLRDRPYVVVTLLNAVLLLRMPLLSLAIPLWIVDRTDAPSWMVSALFVLNTLAVMLFQVRMARGVTGTDTASRAVRHSSLIMFVSCAVFALSAAGMPGWAAGAVLVVGAVLQVVAEMQQSAGSWQIGFVLAPAHQVGQYQGFFGTGVPVARTLGPLLLTSLLVMWGVPGWLLLGAVFLVAGFAMGPAVRWAERDRGREARSRTSDRPAAVIG, encoded by the coding sequence GTGCCGATTCGGATACTGCCGCCGGCCGGAGCGCCGCGCGTTCTCGCTGCGGCACAGCTGAGCAACTCCGTGGGCGACGGTGCCTACTACGTCTGTTCCGCGCTCTACTTCACCCGCGTCGTCGGGCTCTCGCCCACCCGGATCGGGCTCTGCCTCACCGTGGCGTGGGCCGTCGGTTCGGTGGCGGGGGTGTCGTGGGGGGCGTTCGCCGACCGCCGGGGGCCGCGGGGTACGGCGGTGCTGCTCGCCCTGGCCACCAGCGCTGCGGTCGTCTCCTTCCTGTTCATCCGCTCCTTCGCGCCGTTCCTCGTCGCCACGTGTCTGTACGCCACCGCCCAGTGCGGCCTGGCCGCGGCCCGGCAGGCGCTGCTCGCCGGGCTCGTCGCCCCCGCTTCCCGTACGGGAGTACTCGCCCATCTCCAGTCCACGCTCAATGCCGGACTGGCCGTCGGCGCCGCCGTCGGTGGACTTGCCCTCCAGTACGACACCCGCGAGGCCTACCTCGCCGTCTTCGCACTGGACGGGCTCTGCTTCCTGCTCTGCGCCGTGGTGCTGCTCAGGCTGCCCCTGGTGGCCGGCGTCCCGGCCCGCAAGAGCGACGAGCCGCGTCTCGCGGTGCTCCGCGACCGGCCCTATGTGGTCGTCACGCTGTTGAACGCGGTCCTGCTGCTGCGGATGCCGCTGCTCAGCCTCGCGATCCCGCTGTGGATCGTGGACCGTACGGACGCGCCGAGCTGGATGGTCTCGGCGCTGTTCGTCCTCAACACCCTTGCCGTGATGCTCTTCCAGGTGCGGATGGCCCGTGGCGTCACCGGGACGGACACGGCCTCCCGCGCGGTGCGGCACTCCAGCCTCATCATGTTCGTCTCGTGTGCGGTCTTCGCTCTGTCGGCCGCCGGAATGCCCGGGTGGGCGGCGGGCGCGGTCCTTGTCGTGGGAGCGGTGCTTCAGGTCGTCGCCGAGATGCAGCAGTCCGCCGGCTCGTGGCAGATCGGCTTCGTGCTGGCGCCCGCGCACCAAGTGGGCCAGTACCAGGGTTTCTTCGGCACCGGCGTCCCGGTGGCCCGCACGCTCGGGCCCCTGCTGCTCACCTCGCTGCTGGTGATGTGGGGCGTACCGGGCTGGCTGCTGCTGGGGGCGGTCTTCCTCGTCGCCGGGTTCGCGATGGGGCCGGCGGTGCGGTGGGCGGAGCGCGACCGTGGCCGCGAGGCCCGGTCGCGAACCTCCGACAGGCCGGCGGCGGTCATCGGCTGA
- a CDS encoding bifunctional 3'-5' exonuclease/DNA polymerase — MSERWALAAAEGDGARLVPLGHDGLPAGPVLEEPDLVEAVRSRLPEVGRWVWRSTAEIYPRLLAAGVRVERCYDIEDAELLLLGHEGRLGEPRSAAAAWARLRNGPVPPDPPQRAAEPGSQSSLFEPQPVPVPLESLLEVYADQQRRHEAAEHPGRMRLLTAAESAGMLVAAEMNRAGLPWRADVHREVLHELLGERYAGGGEPRRLAELADEVSAAFGRRVRPDLPTDVVKAFAQAGIKVKSTRRWELEELGHPAVQPLIQYKKLYRIWTAHGWGWLQDWVREGRFRPGYLPGGTVSGRWTTNGGGALQIPKVIRRAVVADDGWRLVVADADQMEPRVLAAISRDPGLMEVAGHDGDLYTALSDRAFSGDRDHAKIALLGAIYGQTSGDGLKNLAMLRRRFPRAVAYVDEAAKAGEEGRLVRTWLGRTSPPAAGAEDAEEAGIPQESEEIPSAENEFTPGYASTNARARGRFTRNFVVQGSAADWALLMLAALRQATAAMRAELVFFQHDEVIVHCPAEEAEDVATAIRAAGELAGRIAFGETPVRFPFTTATVERYSDAK, encoded by the coding sequence ATGAGCGAACGGTGGGCTCTGGCGGCGGCGGAGGGCGACGGGGCGCGGCTCGTCCCCCTCGGCCACGACGGCCTGCCCGCCGGTCCCGTCCTGGAGGAGCCCGATCTGGTCGAGGCCGTCCGGTCCCGGCTGCCCGAGGTGGGGCGTTGGGTGTGGCGCTCCACCGCCGAGATCTACCCGCGGCTGCTGGCGGCCGGGGTCCGCGTCGAGCGCTGCTACGACATCGAGGACGCGGAGCTGCTGCTGCTCGGCCACGAGGGGCGGCTGGGCGAGCCCCGGTCTGCGGCGGCCGCCTGGGCGCGCCTGCGCAACGGTCCCGTACCGCCCGATCCGCCGCAGCGCGCAGCCGAGCCGGGCTCACAGTCCTCGCTCTTCGAGCCGCAGCCCGTGCCCGTGCCGCTGGAGTCGCTACTGGAGGTCTACGCCGACCAGCAGCGAAGGCATGAGGCCGCCGAGCACCCGGGGAGGATGCGCCTGCTCACGGCCGCCGAGTCCGCGGGGATGCTGGTGGCCGCGGAGATGAACCGGGCCGGGCTGCCGTGGCGGGCGGACGTCCACCGGGAGGTGCTGCACGAGCTGCTGGGCGAGCGGTACGCGGGCGGGGGCGAGCCGCGCAGGCTGGCGGAGCTGGCGGACGAGGTGTCGGCGGCGTTCGGGCGGCGCGTGCGGCCGGATCTGCCGACGGATGTGGTGAAGGCGTTCGCGCAGGCCGGGATCAAGGTGAAGTCGACCCGGCGCTGGGAGCTGGAGGAGCTCGGCCATCCGGCCGTGCAGCCGCTGATCCAGTACAAGAAGCTGTACCGCATCTGGACGGCGCACGGCTGGGGCTGGCTGCAGGACTGGGTACGGGAGGGCCGGTTCCGGCCCGGGTATCTGCCGGGCGGCACGGTCTCGGGCCGCTGGACGACCAATGGGGGCGGGGCACTTCAGATTCCGAAAGTGATCCGGCGTGCGGTGGTCGCCGACGACGGCTGGCGGCTGGTGGTCGCCGACGCCGACCAGATGGAGCCCCGGGTGCTGGCCGCGATCTCCCGCGACCCCGGTCTGATGGAGGTCGCGGGACACGACGGCGATCTGTACACCGCGCTGTCCGACCGGGCGTTCTCCGGCGACCGCGACCACGCCAAGATCGCGCTGCTGGGCGCGATCTACGGTCAGACGTCGGGCGACGGACTGAAGAACCTGGCCATGCTCAGACGAAGATTCCCCCGCGCCGTGGCGTACGTCGACGAGGCGGCGAAGGCGGGCGAGGAGGGCCGGCTCGTCCGTACCTGGCTGGGGCGCACCAGCCCGCCGGCGGCCGGGGCCGAGGACGCCGAAGAAGCGGGCATCCCCCAGGAGAGCGAGGAAATCCCCTCCGCAGAGAACGAGTTCACGCCCGGCTACGCATCCACGAACGCCCGCGCCCGGGGCCGCTTCACCCGCAACTTCGTGGTGCAGGGCAGCGCGGCGGACTGGGCGCTGCTGATGCTGGCGGCGCTGCGGCAGGCGACCGCCGCGATGCGTGCGGAGCTGGTCTTCTTCCAGCACGACGAGGTGATCGTGCACTGCCCTGCGGAGGAGGCCGAGGACGTGGCGACGGCGATCCGCGCGGCCGGGGAGCTGGCCGGGCGGATCGCCTTCGGAGAGACGCCGGTGCGGTTTCCGTTCACCACGGCGACGGTGGAGCGGTACTCCGACGCGAAGTAG
- a CDS encoding lasso peptide biosynthesis B2 protein — protein sequence MTTEMTMPRRGAGPGGLKLRAAIAVAFVLAKLRPGRLRRVLTRISRGARPASYDEALETYERVVATSRKCAGWYGCLPRSIAIALSCRMSGTWPDWCAGVRDAPPFSPHAWVQAEGRAVNEGAAEDFRPLMVVTVREGGSGDSGGDEDARPGA from the coding sequence ATGACCACCGAAATGACCATGCCCCGCCGGGGAGCCGGCCCGGGCGGACTCAAGCTGCGCGCCGCCATCGCTGTGGCCTTCGTGCTGGCCAAGCTGCGCCCGGGACGGCTGCGCCGGGTGCTGACGCGGATCAGCCGCGGTGCGCGCCCCGCCTCGTACGACGAGGCACTCGAGACATACGAGAGGGTGGTCGCCACCAGCCGGAAGTGCGCCGGCTGGTACGGCTGTCTGCCCCGCTCGATCGCGATCGCGCTCTCCTGCCGTATGTCGGGCACCTGGCCCGACTGGTGCGCGGGGGTACGCGACGCGCCGCCGTTCTCGCCGCACGCCTGGGTGCAGGCCGAGGGCAGGGCGGTCAACGAGGGTGCGGCGGAGGACTTCCGTCCGCTCATGGTGGTGACGGTGCGCGAAGGGGGCAGCGGTGATTCCGGCGGGGACGAAGACGCCCGGCCCGGAGCGTAG
- a CDS encoding BTAD domain-containing putative transcriptional regulator, whose protein sequence is MRFGLLGPPAVHDAVGVPHPLGSAKVRALLGALLLRPNRVVPVDELKDALWGDDPPASAHASLHNHVTRLRRLLAEKDRLRAVSPGYLLRIEPGELDTDVFETYARTARAAHSQGDWPAVLEAARAGLALWRGSPLAGLYDPDDGTPALVQRLRESRLLVLEWRYDAELHLGRHGTLGPELAALVAEFPLREAFHRQLMLTLHRAGRQAEALAAYRSLRRTLVEELGVDPGPAVQEAHQEVLRAPAAQPAPRPSSRLPPPPRPAQLPPPPAHFTGRDAQFEELRAALTGEEGPAVVVVSGMAGVGKSALAAQVAHALREEFPDGQLYCNLHGATPGMPPLDPGHALCALLRDLGVDPRQVPDEVDAAAALLRSTLAPTRTLLVLDDVASAAQVRPLLPAGPGCAVVVTSRSPLTALDGAARFPLAPLSAADSGTLLRAVSGRGSGEGLERLVERCGRLPLALRIVAARLAARSALTADALAGLLDAEAGRLDHLEYDDLSVRGSLAVAHDGLDPDAALALRRLGAVDLPEYGAPAVARLMETDERRAAVALDRLVEVALLEEVSYGRFVPHDLVRDFARELAAPDDTLEVAERVLRWYGECARQAGVALLPPGQEAGLRLPPPIGEAAPFDSAEQALAWIDRELPNVVALTERYVRQSTTVLLLVRSCFPSLQRRGRIQELAVLNELALGAARAAGDTEAEGHALTDLAGMNFLSGRPERALSLNEEAITIWRALGEDRRVQRGLGNRGMLLEGLGRHTEAAETLESAIEFARCLDDAHGEAVILSHLGNLYEHTDARAAIGYHERSLTAGVRLRSEPLLHTAHCNIGYAHLTLGEPGEAVKHFDESLAILGDDGDWHSQSQSRIGRVRALRGVGRDGEARRECALLLERAESRADTHMQARARHQSGLLFRAEGRTEEAREQWRRALATLQALDGEHARLLDELRELMSGTAACDVAGETG, encoded by the coding sequence ATGCGGTTCGGCCTGCTCGGCCCGCCGGCCGTGCACGACGCCGTGGGCGTGCCGCATCCGCTCGGCAGTGCCAAGGTCCGTGCCCTGCTCGGCGCGCTGCTGCTGCGGCCGAATCGGGTCGTGCCCGTCGACGAACTGAAGGACGCGCTCTGGGGCGATGATCCACCCGCCTCCGCCCATGCCTCCCTCCACAACCATGTGACGCGTCTGCGCCGGCTGCTCGCCGAGAAGGACCGGCTGCGGGCCGTGTCCCCCGGGTATCTGCTGCGGATCGAGCCGGGCGAGCTGGACACCGATGTCTTCGAGACATACGCACGCACCGCCCGCGCCGCGCACAGTCAGGGTGACTGGCCCGCCGTCCTGGAGGCCGCCCGCGCCGGGCTCGCACTGTGGCGCGGCAGCCCGCTGGCCGGGCTGTACGACCCCGACGACGGCACCCCCGCACTCGTACAGCGGCTGCGGGAGTCGCGGCTGCTGGTGCTGGAGTGGCGGTACGACGCCGAGCTGCACCTGGGCCGCCACGGCACCCTCGGACCCGAACTGGCCGCGCTCGTCGCCGAGTTCCCGCTGAGGGAGGCCTTCCACCGGCAGCTGATGCTGACCCTGCACCGTGCGGGCCGGCAGGCCGAGGCACTCGCCGCGTACCGGTCGCTGCGCCGCACACTGGTGGAGGAGCTGGGCGTCGACCCGGGTCCGGCCGTCCAGGAGGCGCACCAGGAGGTGCTCCGCGCCCCGGCCGCGCAGCCCGCGCCCCGCCCGTCGTCCCGGCTGCCCCCGCCGCCCCGCCCGGCCCAACTGCCACCCCCGCCCGCGCACTTCACGGGCCGGGACGCGCAGTTCGAGGAGCTGCGGGCGGCACTCACCGGCGAGGAGGGTCCCGCTGTCGTCGTCGTCTCCGGGATGGCCGGAGTCGGCAAGTCCGCCCTCGCCGCGCAGGTTGCCCACGCACTGCGCGAGGAGTTTCCCGACGGGCAGCTCTACTGCAATCTCCACGGCGCCACCCCGGGCATGCCGCCCCTCGACCCCGGGCACGCGCTCTGCGCCCTGCTGCGGGATCTCGGTGTCGATCCGCGCCAGGTCCCGGACGAGGTGGACGCGGCCGCAGCCCTGCTGCGCTCCACGCTCGCGCCGACCCGCACCCTGCTCGTACTCGACGACGTCGCGTCCGCGGCGCAGGTGCGGCCGCTGCTGCCCGCCGGGCCCGGCTGCGCGGTCGTCGTCACCAGCCGTTCCCCGCTGACCGCGCTGGACGGCGCGGCCCGCTTCCCGCTCGCGCCCCTGTCGGCGGCGGACAGCGGGACGCTGCTGCGGGCCGTCTCGGGCCGCGGGTCCGGCGAAGGCCTCGAACGGCTCGTGGAGCGGTGCGGCCGCCTTCCGCTCGCCCTACGTATCGTCGCCGCCCGTCTTGCCGCCCGCAGCGCCCTCACCGCCGACGCCCTCGCCGGGCTGCTGGACGCCGAGGCCGGGCGGCTCGACCACCTCGAGTACGACGATCTGAGCGTGCGCGGCTCCCTCGCCGTCGCCCACGACGGCCTCGACCCGGACGCCGCGCTCGCGCTGCGCCGTCTCGGCGCGGTGGACCTGCCCGAGTACGGCGCCCCGGCCGTCGCCCGGCTGATGGAGACCGACGAACGGCGCGCCGCGGTCGCCCTCGACCGGCTCGTCGAGGTCGCGCTGCTGGAAGAGGTCTCGTACGGCCGGTTCGTCCCACACGATCTCGTACGCGACTTCGCCCGCGAACTGGCCGCTCCCGACGACACGCTGGAGGTCGCCGAGCGCGTCCTTCGCTGGTACGGCGAATGCGCCCGCCAGGCAGGTGTCGCGCTGCTCCCGCCCGGCCAGGAAGCCGGTCTGCGGCTGCCGCCGCCCATCGGCGAGGCGGCGCCCTTCGACTCCGCCGAACAGGCCCTGGCCTGGATCGACCGTGAACTGCCCAACGTGGTTGCGCTGACCGAGCGGTACGTCCGCCAGTCCACGACGGTCCTGCTGCTCGTACGGTCCTGCTTCCCCTCCCTGCAGCGCCGCGGCAGGATCCAGGAGCTCGCCGTCCTGAACGAGCTGGCCCTGGGCGCCGCCCGCGCGGCCGGCGACACCGAGGCCGAGGGACACGCCCTCACCGACCTCGCGGGCATGAACTTCCTCAGTGGCAGGCCCGAGCGCGCCCTCTCGCTCAACGAGGAAGCGATCACGATCTGGCGCGCGCTGGGCGAGGACCGGCGCGTTCAGCGAGGCCTCGGCAACCGGGGCATGCTGCTGGAGGGGCTCGGCCGGCACACGGAGGCCGCCGAGACGCTGGAGTCCGCCATCGAATTCGCCCGCTGCCTCGACGACGCGCACGGCGAGGCGGTGATCCTCAGCCATCTGGGCAATCTCTACGAGCACACCGACGCGCGCGCGGCCATCGGGTACCACGAGCGCAGCCTCACCGCCGGTGTACGGCTGCGGAGCGAGCCCCTGCTGCACACCGCCCACTGCAACATCGGATACGCCCATCTCACCCTCGGTGAACCTGGCGAGGCGGTAAAGCACTTCGACGAGAGCCTGGCCATCCTCGGCGACGACGGGGACTGGCACTCCCAGTCCCAGTCCCGTATCGGCCGGGTGCGCGCGCTGCGCGGAGTGGGCCGTGACGGGGAGGCCCGCCGTGAGTGCGCGCTGCTGCTGGAGCGCGCCGAGTCACGCGCCGACACCCATATGCAGGCCCGCGCCCGCCACCAGAGCGGACTGCTGTTCCGGGCCGAGGGCCGCACGGAGGAGGCGCGCGAGCAGTGGCGCCGGGCCCTCGCCACTCTCCAGGCCCTCGACGGCGAGCATGCGCGGCTCCTGGACGAACTGAGGGAACTGATGAGCGGTACGGCCGCCTGTGACGTCGCAGGAGAAACAGGATGA
- a CDS encoding lasso peptide biosynthesis PqqD family chaperone, with the protein MKLRQGIAITTTEYGGVLLDERDGTYWQLNECGTIVVNALAAGRDTDAAVEQLLEEFDVERAEAEADVAELTRQLIEAKIVTP; encoded by the coding sequence TTGAAGCTCCGGCAAGGCATAGCCATCACCACCACCGAGTACGGCGGCGTGCTGCTCGACGAACGCGACGGCACCTACTGGCAGTTGAACGAGTGCGGCACCATCGTGGTGAACGCCCTCGCCGCGGGACGGGACACGGACGCCGCCGTCGAGCAGCTGCTCGAGGAATTCGACGTCGAGCGGGCCGAGGCCGAGGCCGATGTCGCGGAGCTGACCCGGCAGCTCATCGAGGCGAAGATCGTCACGCCATGA
- a CDS encoding SigE family RNA polymerase sigma factor → MRRSRAEGFREFAADRTSSLFRSACLLTSGDTHLAEDLVQETLGRMYVLWGRVSRIENPAGYAQTVLVRTFLTHRRRRSASESPVGELPDTPLHSVGGDPALRVALLGALGQLPPKDRAVVVLRYWEDRSIEETADVMNVSSAAVRTRSVRALAKLREQLGGSLSELAAR, encoded by the coding sequence ATGAGACGGTCACGCGCGGAGGGATTCAGGGAGTTCGCGGCCGACCGCACCAGTTCGCTCTTCCGCTCCGCCTGTCTCCTGACCAGCGGTGACACCCATCTCGCCGAGGATCTGGTGCAGGAGACGCTGGGCCGGATGTATGTGCTGTGGGGCCGCGTCTCCCGGATCGAGAATCCGGCGGGCTACGCCCAGACCGTCCTCGTACGCACCTTCCTCACTCACCGGCGGCGGCGCTCCGCCTCCGAAAGCCCCGTCGGCGAACTCCCCGACACCCCCCTGCACTCCGTCGGCGGCGACCCTGCCCTGCGTGTCGCGCTGCTCGGTGCGCTCGGGCAGCTTCCGCCCAAGGACCGGGCGGTGGTGGTGCTGCGGTACTGGGAGGACCGCAGCATCGAGGAGACCGCCGACGTGATGAACGTCAGCTCCGCAGCGGTACGCACCAGATCGGTGCGGGCGCTCGCGAAGCTCCGGGAGCAGCTCGGTGGGAGCCTCTCCGAGCTCGCCGCCCGCTGA
- a CDS encoding asparagine synthase-related protein, with protein MLGHLRDFFVVLPDTAEGQAVAGHLGSEAEGVLTIPYASGRPWIVARLLVRRISHVSRGSDSLVLIGPNRVPDAALAELLGQARDSADLHRRLTRLPGLHHVISRMRDETCVRGTASGHRRVYHAAHAGGRVVSDRPAVLAHLTGAELDDGALALRLLDFVPHPLRERPVWRGLEEIDPAYALTLRDGAGGPKHTVRRWWQPPTPELRMEEGAPLIAAALADSVRAHVEGHTRISCELSGGLDSTSVTFLAQQAGAQETTLLTVAARDSRSEDEMWARRGVEEARKDVSRTIDHRVIPAGDAPLFYADLRGTAGELLDEPFPVAPARARAHMLLGRAAATGSEYHLTGYGGDELFNGLASACQDLLPGKPLKAWNRISALRHQSGWPLWPTVRGLLFPPAFSTWLAASVTDGPGTGGLASDARRPQVSWGMQQAMRPWFTGDAKALIRDEFRSAAERAEPLSPRPGRHMDIDTVRLGARYFQAMEDLGMTVGLPVAAPFFDDRVIEAVLAVRVEDRVIPWRYKPLLVEAMREVVPASLLARTTKDHMSADDVQGLREHAPELRELWTGSRLAERGLIDAKQLRRLADDPFSPVLQQHPIDSTVSCEAWLRTVEGGWPAEENSPKRSEKSEAVS; from the coding sequence ATGCTCGGTCACTTGCGTGACTTCTTTGTGGTCCTTCCGGACACGGCCGAAGGCCAGGCTGTGGCCGGGCATCTTGGCTCGGAGGCGGAAGGCGTACTGACCATTCCCTACGCCTCCGGGCGCCCCTGGATCGTCGCCCGGCTGCTTGTGCGGCGCATCAGTCATGTGTCGCGCGGCAGTGACTCCCTGGTGCTGATCGGCCCGAACCGCGTCCCTGACGCGGCCCTTGCGGAGCTGCTCGGCCAGGCACGCGACAGTGCCGATCTGCACCGGCGGCTGACGCGACTGCCCGGACTCCATCACGTCATCTCCCGTATGCGGGACGAGACGTGTGTCCGGGGCACGGCGTCCGGGCATCGGCGCGTCTATCACGCCGCGCATGCGGGCGGACGTGTCGTCTCCGACCGGCCCGCAGTGCTGGCCCACCTCACGGGGGCGGAGCTCGACGACGGTGCGCTCGCCCTGCGTCTGCTGGACTTCGTCCCGCATCCGCTCAGGGAGCGGCCGGTGTGGCGTGGCCTGGAGGAGATCGATCCGGCGTACGCGCTCACCCTGCGCGACGGGGCCGGTGGGCCGAAGCACACCGTACGGCGCTGGTGGCAGCCGCCCACGCCGGAACTCCGTATGGAGGAGGGCGCGCCTCTCATCGCTGCCGCGCTCGCGGACTCCGTACGCGCCCACGTCGAGGGGCACACCAGGATCAGCTGCGAACTCTCCGGAGGGCTGGACTCCACCTCTGTCACCTTCCTCGCCCAGCAGGCGGGGGCTCAGGAGACGACGCTCCTGACCGTGGCGGCCCGGGACAGCCGCTCGGAGGACGAGATGTGGGCACGCCGCGGGGTCGAGGAAGCCCGCAAGGACGTGTCCCGGACGATCGACCACCGGGTCATCCCGGCCGGTGACGCCCCGCTGTTCTACGCGGACCTGAGGGGCACCGCCGGTGAACTGCTCGACGAGCCCTTCCCCGTGGCTCCCGCCCGTGCGCGTGCGCACATGCTGCTTGGGCGCGCGGCCGCGACGGGCTCCGAATACCACCTCACCGGCTACGGCGGTGACGAACTCTTCAACGGCCTGGCCTCGGCCTGTCAGGATCTTCTCCCCGGCAAGCCGCTGAAGGCATGGAACCGGATCAGCGCACTGCGCCACCAGTCGGGCTGGCCGCTGTGGCCGACCGTGCGCGGGCTGCTCTTCCCGCCCGCGTTCTCCACGTGGCTGGCCGCTTCCGTGACCGACGGCCCGGGAACCGGCGGGCTTGCGTCCGACGCCCGTCGTCCGCAGGTCTCCTGGGGAATGCAGCAGGCGATGCGGCCCTGGTTCACCGGTGACGCCAAGGCGCTGATCCGCGACGAGTTCCGCTCGGCCGCCGAGCGCGCCGAGCCGCTGAGCCCCCGTCCCGGTCGGCATATGGACATCGACACGGTCAGGCTCGGTGCCCGCTACTTCCAGGCGATGGAAGACCTGGGCATGACGGTGGGACTTCCGGTGGCCGCGCCGTTCTTCGACGACCGGGTGATCGAGGCGGTCCTTGCCGTTCGCGTCGAGGACCGGGTCATTCCGTGGCGGTACAAGCCGCTGCTGGTCGAGGCCATGCGCGAGGTGGTGCCGGCGAGCCTGCTCGCCCGGACCACCAAGGACCACATGTCCGCGGACGATGTGCAGGGGCTTCGTGAACATGCTCCCGAACTCCGCGAGTTGTGGACCGGCTCCCGCCTTGCCGAGCGCGGCCTCATCGACGCGAAGCAGCTGAGGCGGCTGGCGGACGACCCGTTCTCGCCGGTGCTGCAGCAGCATCCGATCGACTCGACGGTGTCCTGCGAGGCATGGCTCCGTACGGTCGAGGGCGGCTGGCCCGCCGAAGAGAATTCCCCGAAGCGTTCCGAGAAGAGCGAGGCAGTTTCTTGA